The genomic region ACCACCGACTAAGCCGACCAATATTTCGATTTCGACAAAGGTGTCCAGCAGTTTTTTGGTAATGAATTTTGAGAAATACGAGCCAATCCCCATTGAAAAGAGGTACACACCAATGATCAATGAAAACTGTTTTACGGAATCCCCTAAGAGGTAACTCGCCAGTGTACCGGCAACGAGTTCGTATACCAATCCACAGGTTGCAATTGTAAAAACGGCGATAAGCAATAAAAATTCAAATCGGAGGAATTTTTTACCCATGAATCGCTGCGCTTACTATCATTGAAATTCCGATAATAAATGCCGCCAGCACAATCGCTACCGCCACATTATTCTTTTCGGAAATTTCTTTCCAGGTATTTTCGGGTGTTAATTTTTCGATTACAAAATAAGACCCCAGCAAGATCAGCAATCCCAAAACGGAAAAGACCAAGGAGTTTAAAATAAGTTTTGTACTGATAAAATCCATATTTTTTATTTTTTGGTTATTTATGATAAAATCGGTTTACATGATGGGTACGCGATTCTGACGTACCGTATTTTTCAACTGTGGCACAATCGCAGATCCGGTTTCCTCCGATTACAAATTGCAAATACACCAAATAAACGACCAACCCCAATAGCAGTGGCCATTTATTTTGCATTATATAGGTTTGCATATTATTTTTCATGGTCATCACTATTATTCATAAGGAGTATACGGACTATCTTCCCATCGTTTTACTTCGTTATACAGCTCTCCAAAGTAGGTAATTAACACCATCACGGCCATAATAATAACCAGCATCCAAATATTCCAATAGGACGCTTTGTTCCAGGTTGCTGTTACCCTCATTCCGGTATTAGTAAAATCTTCCGGTGCTTTTACAACCGTAATCGCCAAATGGTATTTTCCGGCACTCACGCCACAGATACTAAAATCGTCCGACGTATCGCCTTCGGTCCAGCTTTCGCCCTCCGAATAACCGTGATAATATTCGACATCTTTATTGGCATATATCTCTTCGTTTGTCGTTTCGTTTACCAACGCCACCTGCGCATTGGCCCACGAATTATCCACTCCGGAATTCACGGAAATGGTTAGTGGCGATGCACCGCCATTAAGTGTAAATGCCGGGGAAATATACTCTTTGTCATTGTATTCGCTAAAAGAAATGTCATTGCTAAAAACGACTTCTTCCTGCTTATCGTGATACACATACAAATGCGTCAATAGAATCAACAAGGTAACCGAACAAAATATCAAAGCCAATTGTCGGACATTAAAAATATAGGGTTGTACCAATCCGATACCAATCCGGTTGGGCAATTCTGCCGTAGGCTTAAAAATACGTTTTATCTGCTTCTTTGAAATATGTTCGCCCAAAAAAACCGTTCGCTCTTCTTTTTCTAACTTTTCAAAAGAGATCATATACGGTGGCGCGATAAGTTCGGCCATGGTTACCAATCCTGTTGGCAAACTCACATCAAAAAAACCAGCCGCTGCGGCGATTCTCGGCCTTGCAATATCATACAGCTTAAAAACCTTATCGTTATAATCGATTATTTTGGGATGGCCTTTTATAAAATCATCCGGAATTTCCCGTAACAAAATCCAGTGTCCGTTCACTTCCGATAAATACAAAAACTTAGCTGTCGCCGAGGCAAGAACATACTCTCTCCAATAGTAGTTTTGATAATTCTTGATTATCACTCCGGTAATGGTATACTCCTCACCTTCCAGTATTCCTTTTAGTCCCGGTGTAAGGCTACCAATCTCTTTGTCGTATTTGTATTTGTCTTTAAAGGTAAAGTCGCCGGTTTCGGTTGCTTTATAAATACTAAAACAATTGGGGCAGACAAACTGTTTCACCGGAAACGGCACTTCAATATCTGTAGGGGTATCACATTGATAGCACGTAATTCTCATATCTATCTGTTAATTTCAAAATTTTTAATAACATCCGCTTGAAAATATTCGATATAATCGTTTGCTATAGTCTTCACTTTCGCGGTGTTATCCTGTAGGTAATTGCACAAATAAATATCCATCGTAAGCTGGTTGTATTCCGGCCAGGTATGAATACAGATATGCGATTCTTTTAAGCAGACAGCGATCGTAAAGCTATCATTTTCAAAAGAATGCACTACCACACCCACTTTTTCGAGTTGGTATTTTTGTAGTATCGTGTCCGTAAAAAGAACAAAATCCTGTGCCGCCGTAAGCTTGTTACTGTTTGGAACAGAAAGTGTCAGAAGTTGGTGTAATCCGGGAGAATACGAAGTTTGTGTCATTAATTATACCCCATTCGGGAAATTTATCGCGTATGGTGATTATACGGCAGACTTTCCAAAATGTTACAAAAAAAGCGAAGAAAAATCTTCGCTTTATTATTATTCCGGAGCCAACTCCAGTTGTAGTCCGTTTAATGCTTCCGTGATATGAATCTGACATCCAAGCCTACTGTTCTCTTTTACATTAAAAGCTTCCGATAACATCGCTTCTTCATCGTCGTTCATTTCCGGCAGACCTACATCGTTGAGTATATAACACTGGCAGGACGCGCACATGGCCATTCCGCCGCAAATACCAATGGTTCCTTCCGGTGCCAGTTCGTAGGCACGCACCAGCTCCATGATATTCATATTCATATCTGTAGGCGCCTGTACCTCATGAACCGCTCCTTCACGGTCTGTA from Flavobacterium sp. WV_118_3 harbors:
- a CDS encoding DUF350 domain-containing protein, with the protein product MDFISTKLILNSLVFSVLGLLILLGSYFVIEKLTPENTWKEISEKNNVAVAIVLAAFIIGISMIVSAAIHG
- a CDS encoding S-adenosylmethionine decarboxylase, producing MTQTSYSPGLHQLLTLSVPNSNKLTAAQDFVLFTDTILQKYQLEKVGVVVHSFENDSFTIAVCLKESHICIHTWPEYNQLTMDIYLCNYLQDNTAKVKTIANDYIEYFQADVIKNFEINR
- a CDS encoding ferredoxin translates to MSQDVTIIITDREGAVHEVQAPTDMNMNIMELVRAYELAPEGTIGICGGMAMCASCQCYILNDVGLPEMNDDEEAMLSEAFNVKENSRLGCQIHITEALNGLQLELAPE
- a CDS encoding DUF4178 domain-containing protein, whose translation is MRITCYQCDTPTDIEVPFPVKQFVCPNCFSIYKATETGDFTFKDKYKYDKEIGSLTPGLKGILEGEEYTITGVIIKNYQNYYWREYVLASATAKFLYLSEVNGHWILLREIPDDFIKGHPKIIDYNDKVFKLYDIARPRIAAAAGFFDVSLPTGLVTMAELIAPPYMISFEKLEKEERTVFLGEHISKKQIKRIFKPTAELPNRIGIGLVQPYIFNVRQLALIFCSVTLLILLTHLYVYHDKQEEVVFSNDISFSEYNDKEYISPAFTLNGGASPLTISVNSGVDNSWANAQVALVNETTNEEIYANKDVEYYHGYSEGESWTEGDTSDDFSICGVSAGKYHLAITVVKAPEDFTNTGMRVTATWNKASYWNIWMLVIIMAVMVLITYFGELYNEVKRWEDSPYTPYE